A single region of the Raphanus sativus cultivar WK10039 chromosome 1, ASM80110v3, whole genome shotgun sequence genome encodes:
- the LOC108858299 gene encoding transcription initiation factor TFIID subunit 4b-like: MIQEAYNQGKKGIQAHTEINNQKSQSDPRGVVHLNQLPSSTGSSVPVQGLTNHPQHNQMQRPPSSFSMYTSSGSFHSFPGPSTNVSGSSLRPHLHDSHMRHVAHNQTVGSTGPGAPPQSTTNMMTMPKFERPASVNDPSRVQGGAFQNSSSLPLNSAPSQGSSLSHVKQESFEQNKAAPGTSKEDLEKESSRMVLSAPRNMDPNTAMNSRGPLGTSQAGFNARMPPKKQTVGQKKPLETLGSSPPPPSKKQKVVPNSVDQSIEQLNDVTAVSGVNLREEEEQLFSGGKEDSRVSEASRRVVHEEEERFILQKSPLQKKLAEIMAKVGLKQIGVDVERCLSLCVEERMRGLLSHIIRLSKQRVDTEKSRHGTFITSDIRLQINEINQKVKEEWEKKQAEAEKLKKPSESEEGDGGVDSEKEKEDNRSKGLKGNKEDDDRMRTTAANVAARAAVGGDDTFLKWQLMAEARQKSVSETGKDGNQKTTSGGGRNSKERQDGGRRFSGPGGRRLGKNQVPWLQPKVVRTISAKDGVAVLEREPQMSKSTLMYRLIQ; this comes from the exons ATGATACAGGAAGCTTACAACCAGGGGAAAAAGGGAATTCAAGCTCATACTG AAATCAATAATCAAAAATCTCAGTCCGATCCTCGTGGAGTGGTCCACCTTAACCAACTTCCTTCGTCAACAGGCAGTTCAGTTCCTGTGCAGGGACTTACAAATCATCCTCAGCATAACCAGATGCAGCGACCACCAAGTTCTTTTTCTATGTATACCAGCTCCGGTAGTTTTCACTCATTCCCGGGTCCAAGCACCAATGTTTCTGGTTCTTCTTTGAGACCACACCTTCATGATTCCCATATGAGACATGTGGCACATAACCAGACTGTGGGATCAACTGGTCCTGGAGCACCTCCCCAGTCTACCACAAACATGATGACTATGCCTAAGTTTGAGAGACCTGCTTCTGTTAATGATCCTAGTAGGGTTCAGGGCGGCGCTTTCCAGAACAGCTCATCGTTGCCTCTAAATTCTGCACCTAGTCAAGGATCATCACTGTCCCATGTGAAGCAGGAAAGTTTTGAACAGAATAAGGCAGCCCCAGGGACTTCGAAGGAGGATTTAGAGAAGGAGTCCTCTAGAATGGTTTTATCCGCACCTAGAAACATGGACCCTAACACAGCA ATGAATTCTCGTGGTCCGTTGGGTACGTCACAAGCAGGTTTTAATGCTAGGATGCCACCCAAGAAGCAAACTGTCGGTCAGAAGAAACCACTTGAGACATTAGGTTCTTCACCGCCACCACCAAG CAAGAAGCAAAAAGTGGTACCGAATTCTGTGGATCAAAGTATTGAACAGCTCAATGATGTCACTGCAGTCAGTGGTGTCAATCTCAGG gaagaggaagaacaaTTATTTTCTGGGGGCAAGGAGGATAGTCGTGTTTCTGAAGCATCTCGTAGAGTTGTGCACGAAGAGGAAGAAAGATTTATTTTGCAGAAAAGTCCACTGCAGAAAAAGCTGGCAGAAATTA TGGCGAAAGTTGGGCTAAAGCAGATAGGCGTTGATGTTGAACGGTGCTTGTCTTTG TGTGTGGAGGAAAGGATGCGAGGACTATTATCTCATATCATTCGGTTGTCAAAGCAG CGGGTTGATACTGAGAAATCTAGACACGGGACCTTCATCACGTCAGATATTCGGCTACAAATCAACGAAATTAACCAGAAGGTGAAAGAGGAATGGGAAAAGAAACAGGCTGAAGCAGAAAAACTTAAGAAACCAAGCGAG AGTGAAGAAGGTGATGGTGGAGTGGATAGtgagaaggagaaagaagacAACCGTTCAAAGGGTTTGAAG GGAAATAAAGAGGACGACGACAGAATGAGAACGACAGCAGCAAACGTTGCTGCTCGTGCTGCTGTTGGAGGAGATGACACGTTTTTGAAATGGCAATTAATGGCAGAAGCTCGTCAGAAGTCTGTATCTGAAACTGGAAAAGACGGGAATCAGAAAACTACTTCAGGTGGAGGAAGAAACTCCAAGGAGAGACAAGATGGTGGACGTCGGTTTTCTGGACCTG GTGGTCGAAGATTAGGGAAGAACCAAGTTCCATGGCTTCAACCAAAAGTGGTGAGGACAATATCGGCGAAGGATGGGGTTGCTGTCCTGGAAAGAGAGCCTCAGATGTCTAAATCCACTTTAATGTATCGATTAATTCAATAG